A region from the Drosophila takahashii strain IR98-3 E-12201 chromosome 2L, DtakHiC1v2, whole genome shotgun sequence genome encodes:
- the Nplp4 gene encoding neuropeptide-like 4 — MFKLLVVVFAALFAVALAVPAPVPRANPAPIPIASPEPAPQFYYGASPYAYSGGYYASPYSYYG; from the exons atgttcAAGCTG CTGGTTGTTGTTTTCGCCGCCCTCTTCGCCGTTGCCCTGGCTGTTCCCGCTCCAGTGCCGCGTGCCAATCCCGCTCCAATCCCGATTGCCAGCCCCGAACCCGCACCCCAGTTCTACTATGGAGCCAGCCCTTACGCCTATTCCGGTGGATACTACGCCTCCCCCTACTCCTACTACGGCTAA
- the LOC108065918 gene encoding neprilysin-1-like isoform X3, which yields MKSLMNLDVDPCDNFYEYACGNAKDESVPFIETQHLLGKMELLLARTDLAESLNVSSELRVAQRFYNACLEADLHPFPAADPHYLQLIRSIGGFPAVDGATWNASNFSWIKMSGHLLDYGAEGLIFEPTPNSYPSDIHMAHLGFGFFGNREDITNSTSLAYQFDEQQMRGYLKTFQLPDDKIAKVTEGVFAFYRDAVAAVQWNTYETWAQSESEFNLFLEKMDVVCKRHPEAAANYLAMKLLFSFDAKLGDYTEQRDFCERTLRNVMPYLFNKLYLAAYLSEETKMGVKDLRKSLRRQLYKTDWLDWENRNEVLLKESQLLAPLTSVQALTDRLIQEIGQLEIVEDSFPATIINLRRLTVHMDQLISSQPKELLNEIQSQRDLLMGFNYFVQFLQPPHYHDYLPFAVKYGGLGCDRGTRQVLSGSLQ from the exons ATGAAATCCCTAATGAACTTGGATGTAGATCCGTGTGACAACTTTTATGAGTACGCCTGCGGAAATGCCAAAGACGAAAGTGTCCCATTTATTGAAACGCAACATCTGTTGGGCAAGATGGAACTATTATTGGCCAGGACGGACTTGGCCGAGTCCCTCAATGTGTCCAGCGAACTTAGGGTGGCCCAAAGATTCTACAACGCCTGTCTGGAGGCTGATCTCCATCCCTTTCCCGCTGCTGATCCACATTACCTACAACTCATCCGGTCGATCGGAGGCTTTCCCGCCGTCGATGGTGCCACCTGGAATGCCTCTAACTTTAGCTGGATCAAAATGAGTGGCCACTTGCTCGATTACGGGGCTGAAGGTCTGATCTTCGAGCCTACACCAAATAGTTATCCGTCGGACATCCATATGGCGCATCTCGGCTTTGGATTCTTCGGCAATAGAGAGGATATTACGAATTCCACTTCTCTCGCCTACCAATTCGACGAGCAGCAAATGCGCGgatatttaaaaacctttcaacTGCCAGACGATAAAATTGCAAAAGTGACCGAGGGGGTTTTTGCATTCTACCGTGACGCGGTAGCAGCTGTACAGTGGAATACCTACGAAACCTGGGCTCAGAGTGAATCCGAATTTAATTTGTTCCTCGAGAAGATGGATGTGGTGTGTAAACGTCATCCTGAGGCTGCGGCCAATTATCTGGCCATGAAGCTGCTGTTCTCATTCGATGCCAAACTTGGAGACTACACTGAGCAAAGAGATTTTTGCGAAAGAACACTGCGCAACGTCATGCCGTACCTCTTCAACAAACTCTATTTGGCG gCCTACCTTAGTGAGGAAACAAAGATGGGAGTCAAGGACTTGCGGAAGAGCCTAAGAAGACAGCTGTACAAAACCGACTGGTTGGACTGGGAGAATCGAAACGAGGTGCTGCTCAAGGAATCCCAACTTTTGGCGCCCCTTACCTCAGTCCAGGCGCTAACCGATCGCCTAATCCAGGAGATTGGCCAACTGGAAATAGTCGAAGATAGTTTTCCTGCGACTATTATAAATCTTAGACGGCTCACTGTTCACATGGATCAATTAATCAGCAGTCAACCTAAAGAACTGCTCAATGAAATCCAATCGCAGAGGGATTTGTTGATGGGCTTCAATTACTTTGTGCAATTTTTGCAACCACCACATTACCACGATTACTTGCCGTTCGCCGTGAAGTACGGCGGCTTGG GGTGTGACCGAGGAACGCGTCAAGTGCTTTCTGGATCACTACAGTAA
- the LOC108065918 gene encoding neprilysin-1-like isoform X2, translating to MKSLMNLDVDPCDNFYEYACGNAKDESVPFIETQHLLGKMELLLARTDLAESLNVSSELRVAQRFYNACLEADLHPFPAADPHYLQLIRSIGGFPAVDGATWNASNFSWIKMSGHLLDYGAEGLIFEPTPNSYPSDIHMAHLGFGFFGNREDITNSTSLAYQFDEQQMRGYLKTFQLPDDKIAKVTEGVFAFYRDAVAAVQWNTYETWAQSESEFNLFLEKMDVVCKRHPEAAANYLAMKLLFSFDAKLGDYTEQRDFCERTLRNVMPYLFNKLYLAAYLSEETKMGVKDLRKSLRRQLYKTDWLDWENRNEVLLKESQLLAPLTSVQALTDRLIQEIGQLEIVEDSFPATIINLRRLTVHMDQLISSQPKELLNEIQSQRDLLMGFNYFVQFLQPPHYHDYLPFAVKYGGLGKSLGHEIIEYINFQSKGVTEERVKCFLDHYTFAAYQSHKKELLEDPKQQNITEQMPGLNLTPDQLFYVRFAQSPCYTYKSELNSQRAEILGALSSRAAFNCPVEPALRDTAETCRLF from the exons ATGAAATCCCTAATGAACTTGGATGTAGATCCGTGTGACAACTTTTATGAGTACGCCTGCGGAAATGCCAAAGACGAAAGTGTCCCATTTATTGAAACGCAACATCTGTTGGGCAAGATGGAACTATTATTGGCCAGGACGGACTTGGCCGAGTCCCTCAATGTGTCCAGCGAACTTAGGGTGGCCCAAAGATTCTACAACGCCTGTCTGGAGGCTGATCTCCATCCCTTTCCCGCTGCTGATCCACATTACCTACAACTCATCCGGTCGATCGGAGGCTTTCCCGCCGTCGATGGTGCCACCTGGAATGCCTCTAACTTTAGCTGGATCAAAATGAGTGGCCACTTGCTCGATTACGGGGCTGAAGGTCTGATCTTCGAGCCTACACCAAATAGTTATCCGTCGGACATCCATATGGCGCATCTCGGCTTTGGATTCTTCGGCAATAGAGAGGATATTACGAATTCCACTTCTCTCGCCTACCAATTCGACGAGCAGCAAATGCGCGgatatttaaaaacctttcaacTGCCAGACGATAAAATTGCAAAAGTGACCGAGGGGGTTTTTGCATTCTACCGTGACGCGGTAGCAGCTGTACAGTGGAATACCTACGAAACCTGGGCTCAGAGTGAATCCGAATTTAATTTGTTCCTCGAGAAGATGGATGTGGTGTGTAAACGTCATCCTGAGGCTGCGGCCAATTATCTGGCCATGAAGCTGCTGTTCTCATTCGATGCCAAACTTGGAGACTACACTGAGCAAAGAGATTTTTGCGAAAGAACACTGCGCAACGTCATGCCGTACCTCTTCAACAAACTCTATTTGGCG gCCTACCTTAGTGAGGAAACAAAGATGGGAGTCAAGGACTTGCGGAAGAGCCTAAGAAGACAGCTGTACAAAACCGACTGGTTGGACTGGGAGAATCGAAACGAGGTGCTGCTCAAGGAATCCCAACTTTTGGCGCCCCTTACCTCAGTCCAGGCGCTAACCGATCGCCTAATCCAGGAGATTGGCCAACTGGAAATAGTCGAAGATAGTTTTCCTGCGACTATTATAAATCTTAGACGGCTCACTGTTCACATGGATCAATTAATCAGCAGTCAACCTAAAGAACTGCTCAATGAAATCCAATCGCAGAGGGATTTGTTGATGGGCTTCAATTACTTTGTGCAATTTTTGCAACCACCACATTACCACGATTACTTGCCGTTCGCCGTGAAGTACGGCGGCTTGGGTAAGAGTCTCGGCCATGAAATCATCGAATATATTAACTTCCAGTCGAAGGGTGTGACCGAGGAACGCGTCAAGTGCTTTCTGGATCACTACA CATTTGCGGCCTATCAAAGCCACAAGAAGGAACTGCTGGAGGATCCTAAGCAGCAGAATATCACCGAGCAGATGCCTGGACTCAACCTGACACCTGATCAGCTCTTCTATGTGAGATTCGCTCAATCGCCTTGTTACACTTACAAATCAGAACTCAACTCACAAAGGGCCGAGATTCTGGGCGCCTTATCGAGCAGAGCGGCCTTCAACTGCCCTGTAGAACCCGCCTTGCGCGATACTGCCGAAACATGTCGTCTGTTTTAA
- the LOC108065918 gene encoding neprilysin-1-like isoform X1: MKSLMNLDVDPCDNFYEYACGNAKDESVPFIETQHLLGKMELLLARTDLAESLNVSSELRVAQRFYNACLEADLHPFPAADPHYLQLIRSIGGFPAVDGATWNASNFSWIKMSGHLLDYGAEGLIFEPTPNSYPSDIHMAHLGFGFFGNREDITNSTSLAYQFDEQQMRGYLKTFQLPDDKIAKVTEGVFAFYRDAVAAVQWNTYETWAQSESEFNLFLEKMDVVCKRHPEAAANYLAMKLLFSFDAKLGDYTEQRDFCERTLRNVMPYLFNKLYLAAYLSEETKMGVKDLRKSLRRQLYKTDWLDWENRNEVLLKESQLLAPLTSVQALTDRLIQEIGQLEIVEDSFPATIINLRRLTVHMDQLISSQPKELLNEIQSQRDLLMGFNYFVQFLQPPHYHDYLPFAVKYGGLGKSLGHEIIEYINFQSKGVTEERVKCFLDHYSKYLNQTTDALSQHLFDIATMQLAFAAYQSHKKELLEDPKQQNITEQMPGLNLTPDQLFYVRFAQSPCYTYKSELNSQRAEILGALSSRAAFNCPVEPALRDTAETCRLF, encoded by the exons ATGAAATCCCTAATGAACTTGGATGTAGATCCGTGTGACAACTTTTATGAGTACGCCTGCGGAAATGCCAAAGACGAAAGTGTCCCATTTATTGAAACGCAACATCTGTTGGGCAAGATGGAACTATTATTGGCCAGGACGGACTTGGCCGAGTCCCTCAATGTGTCCAGCGAACTTAGGGTGGCCCAAAGATTCTACAACGCCTGTCTGGAGGCTGATCTCCATCCCTTTCCCGCTGCTGATCCACATTACCTACAACTCATCCGGTCGATCGGAGGCTTTCCCGCCGTCGATGGTGCCACCTGGAATGCCTCTAACTTTAGCTGGATCAAAATGAGTGGCCACTTGCTCGATTACGGGGCTGAAGGTCTGATCTTCGAGCCTACACCAAATAGTTATCCGTCGGACATCCATATGGCGCATCTCGGCTTTGGATTCTTCGGCAATAGAGAGGATATTACGAATTCCACTTCTCTCGCCTACCAATTCGACGAGCAGCAAATGCGCGgatatttaaaaacctttcaacTGCCAGACGATAAAATTGCAAAAGTGACCGAGGGGGTTTTTGCATTCTACCGTGACGCGGTAGCAGCTGTACAGTGGAATACCTACGAAACCTGGGCTCAGAGTGAATCCGAATTTAATTTGTTCCTCGAGAAGATGGATGTGGTGTGTAAACGTCATCCTGAGGCTGCGGCCAATTATCTGGCCATGAAGCTGCTGTTCTCATTCGATGCCAAACTTGGAGACTACACTGAGCAAAGAGATTTTTGCGAAAGAACACTGCGCAACGTCATGCCGTACCTCTTCAACAAACTCTATTTGGCG gCCTACCTTAGTGAGGAAACAAAGATGGGAGTCAAGGACTTGCGGAAGAGCCTAAGAAGACAGCTGTACAAAACCGACTGGTTGGACTGGGAGAATCGAAACGAGGTGCTGCTCAAGGAATCCCAACTTTTGGCGCCCCTTACCTCAGTCCAGGCGCTAACCGATCGCCTAATCCAGGAGATTGGCCAACTGGAAATAGTCGAAGATAGTTTTCCTGCGACTATTATAAATCTTAGACGGCTCACTGTTCACATGGATCAATTAATCAGCAGTCAACCTAAAGAACTGCTCAATGAAATCCAATCGCAGAGGGATTTGTTGATGGGCTTCAATTACTTTGTGCAATTTTTGCAACCACCACATTACCACGATTACTTGCCGTTCGCCGTGAAGTACGGCGGCTTGGGTAAGAGTCTCGGCCATGAAATCATCGAATATATTAACTTCCAGTCGAAGGGTGTGACCGAGGAACGCGTCAAGTGCTTTCTGGATCACTACAGTAAGTACCTGAACCAGACGACCGATGCACTCAGCCAGCACTTATTCGACATCGCTACAATGCAATTAGCATTTGCGGCCTATCAAAGCCACAAGAAGGAACTGCTGGAGGATCCTAAGCAGCAGAATATCACCGAGCAGATGCCTGGACTCAACCTGACACCTGATCAGCTCTTCTATGTGAGATTCGCTCAATCGCCTTGTTACACTTACAAATCAGAACTCAACTCACAAAGGGCCGAGATTCTGGGCGCCTTATCGAGCAGAGCGGCCTTCAACTGCCCTGTAGAACCCGCCTTGCGCGATACTGCCGAAACATGTCGTCTGTTTTAA
- the LOC108065952 gene encoding neuropeptide-like 4, giving the protein MFVNIKGWNRANIECSSILFVKSRINPFSIIMLKLVFLLFAALLAVALAVPAPGPNPNPVPVPQFVYSAGYPAVGYASPYVYYG; this is encoded by the exons ATGTTTGTGAATATAAAAGGCTGGAATCGGGCAAACATCGAGTGCAGTTCGATTTTGTTTGTCAAGTCGAGAATTAACCCTTTTTCCATCATCATGCTGAAGCTG GTATTCCTCTTGTTCGCCGCCCTGCTGGCCGTTGCCCTGGCTGTGCCCGCTCCAggacccaatcccaatcccgttCCGGTGCCCCAGTTTGTCTACTCCGCCGGCTATCCGGCCGTGGGCTACGCCTCTCCCTACGTCTACTACGGCTGA
- the LOC108065926 gene encoding neural cell adhesion molecule 2: MDTLIALASLLLLLLSQNAAILGQLDSTSNGGSGIGLPRPSSNPPSPPLSLQPSTPSITHFVNDSFIIFCQTVQKNIDTKWRDPRGQTRENTKGRVHIEKKTTGLLALVFEHISLEDRGNWTCEVNGNRNGNRNVNVEREFLASFELLVNQKISFGKTEQVQSVREGRDALVNCFVEGMPAPEVSWLYNGEYINTVNSSKHNRLSNGLYIRNVSQADAGEYTCRAMRITPTFSDSDQITILLRIQHKPHWFFNETLPVQYAYVGGAVNLSCDAMGEPPPSFTWLHNGKGIVGFNHRIFVADYGATLQLQVKNASQFGDYKCKVANPLGMLERVIKLRPGAKPWGPKRFQLKKLYTDAFELDLPTPRMINVSDEMQIYGYRVAYMSDTEFKFSAGNWSYAKQRDFSFHRGHKFIIPHLESNTTYLMRAASRNLAGLSDWSAVKVFTTAAGCSWNPSLYPIYALLLAFIWT; the protein is encoded by the exons ATGGATACTCTGATTGCGCTCGcctctctgctgctgctgctcctctcgCAAAATG CTGCAATCCTTGGCCAGCTGGACAGTACCAGCAACGGGGGGAGTGGCATTGGGCTGCCCCGCCCATCATCCAACCCGCCCTCGCCGCCCCTCAGCCTCCAGCCATCGACGCCATCAATAACGCATTTTGTAAATGACTCCTTCATCATCTTCTGCCAGACAGTACAAAAGAATATCGACACCAAGTGGCGCGATCCCCGCGGACAGACCCGTGAGAACACCAAGGGACGCGTCCACATCGAGAAGAAGACGACGG GACTTCTGGCTTTGGTTTTCGAGCACATCTCGCTGGAGGACAGGGGAAACTGGACCTGCGAGGTGAACGGGAACAGAAATGGCAATCGTAATGTGAATGTCGAACGTGAATTTTTGGCCTCCTTCGAGCTGCTCGTAAATC AGAAAATCTCATTTGGCAAGACGGAGCAAGTGCAGTCGGTGCGCGAGGGACGCGATGCGCTGGTCAATTGCTTTGTGGAGGGAATGCCCGCGCCGGAAGTCTCCTGGCTCTACAATGGCGAATATATAAACA CTGTAAACTCGTCGAAGCACAATCGCCTGTCCAACGGTCTGTACATCAGGAATGTGAGCCAGGCGGATGCCGGGGAGTACACATGTCGGGCCATGCGTATAACACCGACTTTTTCGGATTCCGATCAAATAACGATATTGCTAAGGATACAGC ATAAACCCCACTGGTTCTTCAACGAGACCCTGCCGGTGCAATACGCCTATGTGGGCGGGGCCGTAAACCTGAGCTGCGATGCGATGGGTGAGCCGCCACCGTCTTTCACCTGGTTGCACAACGGCAAGGGCATCGTGGGCTTCAATCACCGCATTTTTGTCGCCGACTACGGGGCCACGCTGCAGCTGCAGGTGAAGAACGCCTCCCAGTTCGGGGACTACAAGTGCAAGGTGGCCAATCCGCTGGGAATGCTGGAGCGGGTTATCAAACTGAGGCCGGGGGCCAAACCCTGGGGCCCGAAGCGCTTCCAGCTGAAGAAGCTCTACACCGACGCCTTCGAGCTGGATCTCCCAACGCCCCGGATGATAAATGTCTCCGACGAGATGCAGATCTATGGCTACCGGGTGGCCTACATGAGCGACACCGAGTTCAAGTTCAGCGCCGGCAATTGGAGCTACGCCAAGCAAAGGGACTTCTCCTTTCATCGGG GTCACAAATTCATTATCCCCCATCTGGAGTCGAACACCACGTATCTGATGAGGGCGGCCAGTCGAAATCTCGCCGGACTGAGTGACTGGAGTGCCGTGAAAGTCTTTACCACGGCCGCCGGTTGCAGCTGGAATCCGTCGCTATACCCCATATACGCACTCCTCCTCGCTTTCATCTGGACATAG